In Verrucomicrobiota bacterium, the genomic window CCAGTTGTTTCCCAGGAGGAGCTGCAATCGTCAAAGATTCGACCTTTAACGATGAACGTTGGGTGTTCGGTTCGAAAGTGCGGATTTCTTCTAATTCATCTCCGAAAAAGTCCAAGCGGTAGGGTAGAAGCGCATTGGCAGGGTAAATGTCGATGATACCTCCGCGGACTGCAAATTGTCCCGGACCTTCTACCTCCGATTCATGATCGTAGCCCAAGTTATTGAGGCGTTTAATCAAGTCACTGAAAGAGCAAGTCACTCCCGGTTTTAATTGGATCTCCGAATCGCGCAGGGCTTGTTTGGCCGGTGTTGATTGTGCTAATGCTCGAAGGGTGGTGACGATGGTTAGTCTGGTATCGGGTGAGTTATTCGCCAAAACAGTCAACGCGCTCAGACGATCCAATTGAGGTTCCAACCCGCCTGAGCCGCCCTTCTGATCCTCAGGGAAAGGCAGAACTGCGGTTTGGTCTGAGTTGGGTAGGGAAGCAAAGAAATTCAGATCTTCTACGGCTTGCTCAAGTTGATTGTTCTCTGAAAGTAGAATTAAGTTTAGCTTACACCTCAAACTTTTAGCCGCGAGCAGGCTAATGTATCCGAAAGCAGGGACCGCAACGCCTTGCAGCAGCCATGCATTCTGCCTGGCCTTTTTTAGCGATTCACGCATTGGGGAAGTTGAATGATTCGAAGACCTGAAGCACTTTTCTCGCTGCCTCTTCTTCGGCTTCCTTTTTACTTTTCCCGGATGCTTTGCTGCATGATCTCTCTCCTACAATGAGCTCAACTTCGAATACCCGGTCATGGGAGGGGCCTGACTCATTGACAACTTTGTATTGGATTTGATCATTACCAAGGCTCGGTTGCAGTCGCTCCTGGAGTTGTCCCTTGGGATTATGAGCTTCGTTTAACTCATTTAAACGTTTGGTTAGATCTCCGTACCAGGGAATGACAACAGCTCGAACAGTTGGAAAATCGCTATCCAGGTATATGGCTCCAACGATTGCTTCCAGGGCATCTTCTTTTGAGGAAGGCAGCTCTTGGGGAGAAGCTTTTGAGTCTGAGCGGTTGACCCGAATGTAGGAGGAAATATTTAGCTCATCTGCTAACTCAACCAAAATAGAGCTTTTTACCAAAGTTGACCTGAATTGGGTAAGCATTCCTTCGCGAATGTTTGGGAATTGTTCATAAAGATATTCCGAAATAACCAGTTCCAAAACTGTGTCACCGAGAAACTCCAAACGTTGATTGCTGGATTCTTTCTCCTCCGCTTTCACCATGTAGGATGGATGAGTTAAGCTTTGGATCAGTAAAGACTCATCCCTGAATTGGTAACCCATTTTTGACTGCAGCTCCGACAGATCCATCTCATTTAGTGACTACCATCAACTCTTCAATTTGAAGCGGTTTATTATTTCTATTGAAAGTTCTTTATACGCAGTGGCTCCCGGGCTCAAAGGGTCGTATTGAAAGATAGTTTGGCCAAAACTAGGGGCTTCGCCTAACCGAATAGATCGAGGAATCATTGTTGCGAATACATCCCGGCCGAAATGCCCGCGCACGTCTGAGACTACTTGGCGGGACAAGTTTGTCCTCACATCGTACATGGTCATC contains:
- the rnc gene encoding ribonuclease III, with the translated sequence MDLSELQSKMGYQFRDESLLIQSLTHPSYMVKAEEKESSNQRLEFLGDTVLELVISEYLYEQFPNIREGMLTQFRSTLVKSSILVELADELNISSYIRVNRSDSKASPQELPSSKEDALEAIVGAIYLDSDFPTVRAVVIPWYGDLTKRLNELNEAHNPKGQLQERLQPSLGNDQIQYKVVNESGPSHDRVFEVELIVGERSCSKASGKSKKEAEEEAARKVLQVFESFNFPNA